In Acidovorax sp. GBBC 1281, a single window of DNA contains:
- the trbG gene encoding P-type conjugative transfer protein TrbG: MKSSLCIHVWPSLMMAAAVTLAGCASQGKPPPTITLDEPVAAQAMPEPPTPIEVVAVPEPLALPAQLKPVPLEQQAVATPEPVDEKVRVSRANEEARMAPTREGYVNAIQVWPYTDGALYQVYASPGRVTVVSLQPGEELVTVAAGDTVRWIVGDTSSGTGADLRVSVLVKPTRSNLKTNLVITTSRRTYLIELTSTEKAWMASVSWDYPKDRMLALQRHAQAASAATPVDAGLSLEKIRFRYAISGSEPSWKPLRAFDDGEKVYIQFPGGIAQGELPPLFVIGAQGDGQLVNYRFRSPYYIVDRLFGAAELRLGADKGDVVRIERTDGITGARRN, from the coding sequence ATGAAATCGTCTTTGTGCATTCACGTATGGCCATCTTTGATGATGGCTGCAGCCGTCACGCTCGCCGGCTGCGCCTCACAGGGCAAGCCACCTCCGACCATCACGCTGGACGAGCCGGTGGCGGCGCAGGCGATGCCTGAGCCGCCCACGCCCATCGAGGTGGTGGCCGTGCCGGAGCCGCTGGCACTGCCGGCGCAACTCAAGCCCGTGCCGCTGGAGCAGCAAGCCGTCGCCACGCCAGAGCCGGTGGATGAGAAAGTGCGTGTCTCCCGTGCCAACGAGGAGGCGCGCATGGCGCCGACGCGCGAGGGCTACGTCAATGCGATCCAGGTCTGGCCGTACACGGACGGTGCGCTGTACCAGGTCTATGCGAGCCCGGGCCGTGTGACGGTGGTGTCGCTCCAGCCCGGCGAGGAACTCGTGACGGTCGCCGCCGGAGATACGGTGCGCTGGATCGTTGGCGACACTTCCAGCGGCACGGGGGCCGATCTGCGCGTGAGCGTGCTGGTCAAACCCACGCGCAGCAACCTCAAGACCAATCTCGTCATCACCACCAGCCGGCGCACCTACCTGATCGAGCTGACCTCGACCGAGAAGGCGTGGATGGCGTCGGTGTCGTGGGACTATCCGAAGGATCGCATGCTGGCCTTGCAACGGCATGCGCAGGCGGCCAGCGCAGCCACGCCGGTCGATGCGGGCCTGTCGCTGGAGAAGATCCGCTTCCGCTACGCGATCTCGGGCAGCGAACCGTCGTGGAAGCCGCTGCGCGCCTTCGACGACGGCGAGAAGGTCTACATCCAGTTCCCCGGCGGCATCGCGCAGGGCGAGCTGCCGCCGCTGTTCGTGATCGGCGCGCAAGGGGATGGGCAGCTCGTGAACTACCGTTTCCGGTCGCCGTACTACATCGTGGACCGGCTGTTCGGCGCGGCCGAACTCCGCTTGGGCGCAGACAAGGGTGACGTGGTGCGCATCGAACGCACGGACGGGATCACCGGCGCGCGGAGGAACTGA
- a CDS encoding S8 family serine peptidase — MAQAAQGKSLFVILPNLNIWNADNPGNGQTFLHSASRQLHASTRSFVALSPGKTDLDVTLVDEVAPSDTVLVSMGEPERVNLLRAHPGLRVVPVGELEPLWLQRFRLAPVLGVSAGPKVVLEVTVTDAATGAGLPNVDVVGLTDRAGRIGASNKTNSKGVAKLMFPASTAVLESVEAFVPSGYWPGQATGVAMSNGAVTLSCAPIDLAVQDVRGYFGFEGADTDGQGVKVGVVDTGVSKHPDLRFAKGLNVVKGEPARNFSDLLGHGTHVAGIIAGRGQPGKGVRGVAPGVDLHVYRVFGKGQEKALSFNIAKGIRQAVDDGCDLINLSLGGEADVPDVLREIHRARAMGVLCIAAAGNDYRSAVNYPARYSPVMGISAFGRKGTWPAGAAQDLEVLKPLGTDKKNFVASFSNVGSEVDLVGPGVGVVSTYPGGYAVMDGTSMACPVTSGALARLLGRNPKILGMDRDQKRSDAIVKLALNATQLMGFGAKFEGAGLLM, encoded by the coding sequence ATGGCACAAGCGGCTCAGGGGAAATCACTGTTCGTGATTCTTCCCAATCTGAATATCTGGAACGCCGATAACCCCGGGAACGGGCAGACATTTCTGCACTCGGCCAGTCGGCAACTGCACGCCAGTACGCGATCTTTTGTCGCGTTATCTCCTGGTAAGACCGACCTGGATGTCACGCTGGTCGATGAGGTCGCTCCAAGCGACACGGTGCTCGTGTCGATGGGGGAGCCCGAGCGGGTGAATCTGCTGCGTGCCCACCCTGGATTGCGTGTCGTGCCCGTTGGAGAGCTGGAGCCTTTGTGGCTTCAGCGCTTCAGGCTCGCCCCGGTTCTGGGCGTATCCGCAGGGCCCAAGGTGGTCTTGGAGGTCACGGTGACGGATGCGGCGACCGGTGCCGGCTTGCCTAACGTGGATGTCGTCGGGCTGACCGACCGCGCGGGCCGCATCGGCGCCAGCAACAAGACGAACAGCAAGGGCGTGGCCAAACTCATGTTCCCGGCCAGCACCGCGGTACTGGAATCCGTGGAGGCCTTTGTGCCCTCGGGCTACTGGCCCGGCCAAGCCACGGGGGTTGCGATGTCGAATGGCGCCGTCACCTTGTCCTGTGCGCCCATCGACCTGGCCGTGCAGGATGTGCGTGGGTATTTTGGCTTTGAAGGGGCGGATACCGACGGGCAGGGCGTTAAGGTCGGTGTGGTCGATACCGGCGTTAGCAAGCACCCGGACCTGCGCTTTGCCAAGGGACTCAATGTCGTCAAGGGCGAGCCTGCCAGGAACTTCTCCGATCTTCTCGGCCACGGTACTCATGTGGCCGGGATCATTGCTGGGCGAGGTCAGCCTGGTAAGGGCGTGCGCGGCGTCGCACCTGGGGTCGATCTGCACGTCTACCGTGTGTTCGGCAAAGGGCAGGAGAAGGCGCTGTCGTTCAACATCGCCAAAGGCATTCGGCAGGCCGTGGACGACGGCTGCGACCTCATCAACCTGTCGTTGGGTGGCGAGGCCGATGTGCCGGACGTGCTCCGAGAAATCCACCGGGCACGAGCCATGGGAGTGCTGTGCATCGCCGCCGCCGGCAACGACTACCGCAGCGCGGTGAACTACCCTGCGCGCTACAGCCCAGTGATGGGCATCTCTGCCTTTGGCCGCAAGGGCACCTGGCCGGCGGGTGCGGCACAGGACCTCGAGGTGCTTAAACCCCTGGGAACCGACAAGAAGAATTTCGTGGCGTCGTTCAGCAACGTCGGCAGCGAAGTCGACCTGGTGGGACCCGGTGTCGGCGTGGTGTCGACCTATCCTGGTGGCTATGCTGTCATGGATGGGACTTCGATGGCCTGTCCTGTGACGTCCGGCGCGCTGGCCCGGCTCCTGGGGCGCAACCCCAAGATACTGGGGATGGATCGTGATCAAAAGCGCTCGGATGCCATCGTCAAACTGGCGCTCAATGCCACGCAACTCATGGGTTTCGGTGCGAAATTTGAGGGCGCAGGCCTTTTGATGTAG
- the trbJ gene encoding P-type conjugative transfer protein TrbJ — protein sequence MKKTLLALAAAALIGGMPVAHAQWVVIDPTNLAQNIMTAANTLEQINNQIKQLQNQSQSLMNQAKNLTSLDFSALNELRAALSATNQLIQQAQGLAFNVSQMEAEFQRLYPESYTAAISGTQMATDARSRWRNSLEALRTATKVQSQAVQNFASDESTLTDLVNRSQSAVGALQATQATNQLLALQARQAIQAQQLQITQDRAAALEQARVIAVQERAREVRRRFIGTGTPYTPQAVDFYGN from the coding sequence ATGAAGAAGACCTTGCTCGCCCTTGCCGCCGCAGCGCTGATTGGCGGCATGCCAGTCGCGCACGCCCAATGGGTCGTGATCGACCCCACGAATCTCGCGCAGAACATCATGACTGCGGCCAACACGCTCGAGCAGATCAACAACCAGATCAAGCAGTTGCAGAACCAGTCGCAGTCGCTGATGAACCAGGCGAAGAATCTGACCAGCCTGGACTTCAGCGCCTTGAATGAACTGCGCGCCGCGCTGTCGGCCACCAACCAACTCATTCAGCAGGCGCAAGGCCTGGCCTTCAACGTCTCGCAGATGGAGGCCGAGTTCCAGCGGCTCTATCCTGAGTCGTACACGGCGGCGATCTCCGGCACGCAGATGGCGACCGATGCGCGCTCGCGCTGGCGCAACTCGCTCGAAGCACTGCGCACGGCCACCAAGGTGCAGTCGCAGGCGGTGCAGAACTTCGCCTCTGACGAATCCACGCTGACGGATCTGGTGAACCGCAGCCAGTCGGCTGTGGGTGCCTTGCAGGCCACGCAGGCGACGAACCAATTGCTGGCCCTGCAAGCCCGGCAGGCTATCCAGGCGCAGCAGCTGCAGATCACGCAGGACCGGGCCGCCGCGCTCGAACAGGCGCGCGTGATCGCGGTGCAGGAGCGTGCGCGAGAGGTGCGCCGCCGTTTCATCGGGACGGGCACTCCGTACACGCCGCAAGCCGTCGACTTCTACGGAAACTGA
- a CDS encoding DNA/RNA non-specific endonuclease has protein sequence MVKKAKLTPRFRFTPVQELDAQRVRLTPDPVESYEDRTGYAPDFIDPAILIELPRLDAAAKRDAVSFTWKGAKTHVLDYTHFSTAVSKSRRMPIFSACNIDGAKAKTVDRGDIWKFDPRIPQEFQILKEVYGNERDGYFSRGHMTRRKDPDWGSKAVALLADADTFHATNAAPQVQHFNAGLWGGIEDYILANTQSDKMRVSVFTGPVFAANDPVVKGIKIPVRFWKVVAFLHDETGELTATGYVASQAKAVAELKPTFVFGDFENQQRPLSAIEKMAGLSFGALTARDVLAEAGEAFAASLRDVRDIMLA, from the coding sequence ATGGTCAAAAAAGCGAAGCTCACCCCCCGTTTTCGGTTCACGCCGGTCCAAGAGCTGGATGCACAGCGGGTGCGCCTGACCCCGGATCCGGTCGAGAGCTACGAGGACCGGACCGGCTACGCGCCGGATTTCATCGATCCGGCCATCCTCATCGAACTGCCGCGCCTGGACGCTGCAGCCAAACGCGATGCGGTGTCCTTCACGTGGAAGGGGGCCAAGACGCACGTACTGGATTACACCCACTTTTCCACGGCGGTCTCGAAATCGCGACGCATGCCCATCTTCAGCGCCTGCAACATCGATGGCGCCAAGGCCAAGACGGTGGACCGGGGTGATATCTGGAAATTCGACCCACGCATTCCCCAGGAATTCCAGATCCTCAAGGAGGTGTACGGCAATGAGCGTGATGGCTACTTCAGCCGTGGGCACATGACGCGGCGCAAGGATCCCGATTGGGGCTCCAAGGCTGTGGCTTTGCTGGCGGACGCCGACACCTTCCACGCGACGAATGCCGCGCCCCAAGTGCAGCATTTCAACGCGGGGCTATGGGGTGGCATCGAAGACTACATTCTGGCCAACACGCAAAGCGACAAGATGCGGGTCAGTGTGTTCACGGGACCGGTCTTTGCCGCTAACGATCCGGTGGTGAAGGGGATCAAGATTCCGGTGCGGTTTTGGAAGGTCGTGGCCTTTCTCCACGACGAGACGGGCGAACTCACAGCCACAGGCTATGTGGCTTCGCAAGCCAAGGCCGTGGCGGAGCTCAAACCCACGTTCGTCTTCGGTGACTTCGAGAACCAGCAGCGTCCACTGTCTGCCATTGAGAAGATGGCAGGACTGTCGTTCGGCGCCCTTACGGCGCGGGACGTCCTAGCTGAGGCAGGAGAGGCCTTTGCGGCATCGCTTCGCGATGTTCGCGACATCATGCTGGCATGA
- a CDS encoding DUF2274 domain-containing protein codes for MSTSTKKLRLGPLPKTETVKLAFACAVSLKSDLDRYATLYTQTYGEAVDVATLIPHMLEAFMAGDRGFKKGSSSTTELPRHARASADAAGSTRSPA; via the coding sequence ATGAGCACGTCGACCAAGAAGTTGCGGCTAGGGCCGTTGCCGAAGACGGAGACCGTCAAGCTGGCCTTCGCGTGCGCCGTCAGTTTGAAGTCCGATCTCGACCGCTATGCGACGCTGTACACGCAGACCTATGGCGAGGCAGTAGATGTGGCGACGTTGATCCCGCACATGCTAGAGGCCTTCATGGCGGGGGATCGAGGGTTTAAGAAGGGGTCATCATCAACGACCGAATTGCCGCGTCATGCGCGCGCTTCAGCAGACGCCGCCGGATCAACCCGCTCGCCGGCCTGA
- a CDS encoding tyrosine-type recombinase/integrase, whose translation MLTDTALRNLKPKAAPYKASDRDGMYVTVSTAGTIAFRYDYRLNGRRETLTLGRYGPAGISLAMAREKLLDAKRAVARGESPAHEKQREKRRLTAAKTFGDMTGRWLVDARMAETTRAMRKSIVDRDILPAFKNRLLVEISADDLRALCNKVKARGAPATAVHVRDIVKQVYAFAILHGEKVDNPSDGVGAASIATFVPKDRSLSPMEIRLMCRQMESVATYPTIRLALRLILLTLVRKSELIEATWAEIDFENATWTIPKSRMKGRNPHVVYLSRQAVDIFVALHTCAAGSKFILPSRYDPDRCMSKATLNRVTQIVSQRAKAAGLPLESFTVHDLRRTGSTLLNEVGFNGDWIEKCLAHEDGRSSRAVYNKAEYAEPRRHMLQEWANMIDAWVEGGAYAPALLPSNTVVPMLSASV comes from the coding sequence ATGCTTACCGACACTGCGCTACGCAACCTCAAGCCCAAAGCCGCGCCGTACAAGGCTTCTGACCGTGACGGCATGTACGTGACGGTATCGACGGCAGGCACCATCGCTTTCCGTTACGACTACCGTCTCAATGGCCGCCGGGAGACACTCACTCTGGGCCGGTATGGCCCGGCCGGCATATCGCTCGCTATGGCGCGCGAAAAGCTGCTGGACGCCAAACGGGCCGTCGCCCGTGGCGAATCTCCCGCCCACGAAAAACAACGCGAGAAGCGGCGCCTGACCGCCGCGAAGACCTTCGGCGACATGACAGGCCGATGGCTGGTCGATGCGCGGATGGCCGAGACCACGCGCGCGATGCGCAAGAGCATCGTTGATCGCGACATCCTGCCGGCGTTCAAGAACCGTCTTCTCGTCGAAATCAGTGCCGACGACCTGCGAGCCTTGTGCAACAAGGTGAAGGCCCGCGGCGCACCAGCTACGGCCGTCCACGTCCGCGACATCGTGAAGCAGGTCTATGCCTTCGCTATCCTCCACGGCGAAAAGGTGGACAACCCGTCCGATGGGGTGGGGGCCGCTTCGATCGCGACCTTCGTGCCCAAGGATCGCTCGCTGTCGCCGATGGAGATCCGGCTAATGTGTCGGCAGATGGAGTCGGTGGCCACGTACCCGACCATCCGGCTGGCGCTGCGTCTGATTCTGTTGACGCTGGTTCGCAAGAGCGAACTCATCGAAGCGACGTGGGCCGAGATCGATTTCGAGAACGCAACCTGGACGATCCCGAAGTCGCGGATGAAGGGGCGCAATCCACACGTCGTCTATCTGTCGCGCCAGGCCGTGGATATCTTCGTCGCGCTGCACACCTGCGCAGCGGGGTCCAAGTTCATCCTGCCTTCGCGTTACGACCCGGACCGTTGCATGTCGAAGGCGACGCTCAATCGGGTGACCCAAATCGTGTCGCAGCGGGCCAAGGCTGCAGGTCTGCCGCTGGAGTCGTTCACCGTCCACGACCTGCGTCGTACGGGATCGACGCTACTGAACGAAGTCGGCTTCAACGGCGACTGGATCGAAAAATGCCTTGCCCATGAAGACGGCCGCTCCTCGCGCGCGGTCTACAACAAAGCCGAGTACGCCGAGCCGCGGCGCCACATGCTGCAGGAGTGGGCCAACATGATCGATGCCTGGGTGGAGGGCGGCGCCTATGCGCCGGCACTGTTACCGAGCAACACGGTCGTGCCGATGCTGAGCGCATCGGTTTGA
- a CDS encoding TrbI/VirB10 family protein — MDQDITVEVPVPDTPPKVAPENVTLRAQPRAVTRLNRRMLAALLGGLSVAVLGALMWSLQPQRRNTSEPAELYNVDRVSRSEGLNQLPADYSKLPPAVPQLGAPLPGDLGGPILRAEQQAQGPGYAQPGHDPAEAARLARLKEAEEAAASSVFFRSSGGPRVAAAPSVQAAPIAGQAANTAFDPMAAGPVSTAAQPTDPTVAQNRQDQKEAFVSKASSTQTRNSGSLKMPASPYQVMAGTVIAAALVTGIKSDLPGDVIATVTEPVYDTATGKFLLIPQGARLMGRYNSQVSYGQSRTQVVWNRVILPDTSSFQLDNLVGSDPAGYAGLEDGVDWHWDRIVAGAALTTLLGVGAELAAPENRTDGNRILIAGRDSLQDSVNQTGQEMTRRNMNIQPTLTSRPGLPVRIIVNRDLVLRVYQPMFFQLKRSQ, encoded by the coding sequence ATGGACCAGGACATCACTGTAGAGGTTCCGGTGCCGGACACTCCGCCCAAGGTGGCGCCGGAGAACGTCACGCTGCGCGCCCAGCCGCGCGCGGTCACGCGCCTGAACCGACGCATGCTGGCGGCCCTGCTGGGTGGGCTGTCGGTGGCCGTGCTCGGGGCCTTGATGTGGTCGCTGCAGCCGCAGCGGCGCAATACAAGCGAACCGGCTGAGCTGTACAACGTGGACCGGGTGTCGCGCTCCGAAGGGCTGAATCAACTTCCGGCCGACTACTCGAAGCTGCCACCGGCGGTGCCGCAGTTGGGAGCACCGCTTCCGGGGGATCTGGGCGGGCCGATCCTAAGGGCCGAGCAGCAGGCCCAGGGGCCTGGCTACGCGCAGCCGGGGCACGATCCGGCCGAGGCAGCGCGTCTGGCGCGCTTGAAGGAGGCCGAAGAAGCAGCGGCTTCGTCGGTCTTCTTCCGTTCGTCGGGTGGGCCGAGGGTGGCTGCTGCGCCGTCGGTGCAGGCCGCGCCTATTGCGGGGCAAGCTGCGAACACCGCGTTCGATCCGATGGCAGCAGGCCCGGTCTCGACGGCTGCGCAGCCCACTGACCCGACGGTGGCGCAGAACCGGCAGGATCAGAAGGAGGCGTTTGTGTCCAAAGCCAGCTCCACACAAACGCGTAACTCCGGTTCTCTGAAGATGCCTGCTTCGCCGTACCAGGTGATGGCCGGAACGGTGATCGCGGCAGCGCTGGTCACCGGCATCAAGTCGGACCTGCCGGGCGACGTGATCGCCACGGTGACGGAGCCGGTCTACGACACGGCCACTGGCAAATTCCTGCTGATCCCGCAAGGTGCGCGGCTGATGGGTAGGTACAACAGCCAGGTGAGCTACGGGCAGAGCCGCACGCAAGTGGTGTGGAACCGGGTGATCCTGCCGGACACGTCTTCGTTCCAGCTCGACAACCTGGTGGGTTCAGACCCTGCCGGCTACGCCGGCTTGGAGGATGGAGTCGATTGGCACTGGGATCGCATCGTGGCCGGCGCTGCGCTGACGACGCTGCTGGGCGTTGGCGCCGAGTTGGCCGCCCCGGAGAACCGCACAGATGGCAACCGCATCCTCATAGCGGGGCGCGACAGCCTGCAGGACTCAGTCAACCAGACCGGGCAAGAGATGACCCGGCGCAACATGAACATCCAGCCGACGTTGACGAGCCGGCCTGGCTTGCCGGTGCGGATCATCGTGAATCGCGATTTGGTGTTGCGGGTTTACCAGCCGATGTTCTTCCAACTGAAAAGATCGCAATGA
- a CDS encoding helix-turn-helix transcriptional regulator: protein MEHSSENKVPSQPGHAPHPGTDGYEHLPQFGARLPLPFSRTIRRQELHQIVPLAETTIYEMEQRGEFPRRFNLTARCVVWDLEEVEAWIEARKQASRSGGVAKSTGPDVRQRKIRPVRDMAARSRTA from the coding sequence ATGGAACACAGCTCTGAAAACAAGGTGCCGTCTCAGCCGGGGCACGCACCGCATCCAGGCACGGATGGCTACGAGCACCTGCCGCAGTTTGGTGCAAGGCTTCCATTGCCTTTCAGTCGAACAATCCGCCGCCAGGAACTGCACCAGATCGTTCCTCTGGCAGAGACGACGATCTACGAAATGGAGCAGCGCGGCGAATTTCCACGTCGGTTTAATCTCACCGCCCGCTGCGTCGTGTGGGATTTAGAGGAAGTCGAAGCCTGGATCGAGGCACGCAAGCAAGCCTCTCGATCCGGCGGCGTCGCCAAGTCGACCGGACCGGATGTCAGGCAGCGCAAGATCCGCCCGGTGCGCGACATGGCTGCTCGATCGCGAACTGCCTAG
- the trbL gene encoding P-type conjugative transfer protein TrbL, with amino-acid sequence MNDVAVIDRFLIVFSTYIDSGFGLLRGEVAFLTATLVVIDMTLAGLFWAMNHASGGGDDVMGKLIKKVLYVGAFAYIIGNFNMLASIVFRSFSGLGLLASGSAINQAEFLQPGRLAKVGIDAGAPILAQISDMAGFPEVLANIDAIVVLFLAWLVLIVSFFVLAVQLFVTLIEFKLTTLAGFVLVPFALWNKTSFLAEKVLGNVVSSGIKVLVLAVIVGIGTGLFAEFRAPPGTEPSIDHALVIMLAALSMLGLGIFGPGIATGLVSGAPQLGAGAVAGTALGAAGLAVAGGAAVAGAGSAVAAGARMAPGAARAAIGGGAAAARSASSMASGAKSAYQAGAAASGESGVRAAGAGFANVAKSGANAAGKRVTSGAKAVKDRVASFVGDAAAPSGASSPSADAASAGSSAAPSSATAQPGWAKRLQRKQQISHAASTVAHTLRGGDGGGAGSAPSLRDPADS; translated from the coding sequence ATGAACGACGTCGCCGTCATCGACCGCTTCCTCATCGTCTTCTCGACCTACATCGACTCCGGCTTCGGCCTGCTGCGGGGTGAGGTGGCGTTCCTCACAGCCACGCTGGTGGTGATCGACATGACGCTCGCCGGCCTATTCTGGGCCATGAACCATGCCAGTGGTGGCGGCGACGACGTCATGGGCAAGCTGATCAAGAAGGTGCTGTACGTGGGCGCCTTCGCCTACATCATCGGCAACTTCAACATGCTGGCCAGCATCGTGTTCCGGTCGTTCTCGGGACTGGGGCTGCTGGCCTCGGGTTCGGCCATTAACCAGGCCGAGTTCCTGCAGCCGGGCCGACTGGCCAAGGTCGGCATCGACGCCGGGGCGCCGATCCTGGCGCAGATCAGCGACATGGCGGGGTTTCCCGAGGTGTTAGCGAACATCGACGCCATCGTGGTGCTGTTCCTGGCCTGGCTGGTGTTGATCGTGAGTTTCTTCGTGCTGGCGGTGCAGCTCTTCGTCACGCTGATCGAGTTCAAGCTGACCACGCTCGCGGGCTTCGTGCTCGTTCCCTTCGCGCTGTGGAACAAGACCTCGTTCCTGGCAGAGAAGGTGCTGGGCAACGTCGTGTCTTCAGGCATCAAGGTGCTGGTGCTGGCCGTGATCGTGGGCATCGGTACAGGGCTCTTCGCAGAGTTCCGGGCGCCGCCCGGCACGGAACCTTCCATCGACCACGCGCTGGTCATCATGCTGGCGGCGCTGTCGATGCTGGGCCTGGGAATCTTCGGACCGGGGATCGCGACGGGGCTGGTGTCCGGTGCGCCACAACTCGGTGCCGGTGCGGTGGCGGGTACCGCCTTGGGTGCGGCCGGCTTGGCCGTTGCCGGCGGTGCGGCGGTGGCGGGTGCGGGCTCGGCCGTCGCGGCGGGTGCACGCATGGCACCCGGCGCTGCACGTGCGGCCATTGGCGGCGGCGCTGCTGCAGCGCGTTCGGCCAGTTCCATGGCGAGTGGTGCGAAGTCGGCCTACCAAGCAGGCGCTGCTGCCTCGGGCGAAAGCGGTGTCCGTGCAGCCGGGGCTGGCTTTGCCAACGTCGCCAAGAGCGGCGCCAATGCCGCCGGGAAACGCGTCACCTCGGGTGCCAAGGCAGTGAAGGACCGCGTGGCGAGTTTCGTGGGGGATGCGGCGGCGCCTTCGGGCGCCAGCAGTCCTTCTGCGGACGCCGCCTCGGCGGGTTCATCAGCTGCTCCCTCCAGCGCAACCGCCCAGCCCGGCTGGGCCAAACGGCTGCAGCGCAAACAGCAGATCAGCCACGCCGCGTCGACCGTCGCCCACACGCTGCGCGGCGGGGACGGCGGTGGCGCGGGCTCCGCGCCCAGCCTGCGCGATCCCGCGGATTCCTAA
- a CDS encoding helix-turn-helix transcriptional regulator — MEYTFTLKYQLAEQDSDADALVERLGEAGCDDALVGLGQPGRLALEFTRKAESAQAAVRSALADVKRAVPSAKLVEAVPDFVGLTDVAEMIGVSRQAMRKLMLSHAATFPAPAHEGSAAIWHLAEVLGWLEVKGGYALEPTMLETARATLEVNLTKEVQRLPVAGARELKLLIA; from the coding sequence ATGGAATACACATTCACCTTGAAGTACCAGCTTGCCGAACAGGACAGCGATGCCGATGCACTGGTCGAGCGTTTGGGGGAGGCCGGTTGCGACGACGCCCTGGTGGGCCTCGGGCAGCCGGGCCGCTTGGCGTTGGAGTTCACCCGCAAAGCTGAAAGCGCGCAAGCCGCCGTACGCAGTGCGCTTGCCGATGTGAAGCGTGCCGTCCCCTCAGCGAAGCTGGTGGAGGCGGTACCAGATTTCGTCGGTCTGACCGATGTCGCTGAAATGATCGGCGTGTCGCGCCAGGCGATGCGTAAGCTGATGCTCTCCCATGCCGCCACCTTCCCCGCGCCCGCGCATGAAGGCAGCGCCGCCATCTGGCATCTTGCCGAGGTGTTGGGCTGGTTGGAAGTGAAGGGCGGCTACGCCCTTGAGCCGACGATGCTGGAGACGGCGCGTGCGACGTTGGAGGTGAATTTGACCAAGGAAGTGCAACGACTGCCTGTCGCCGGGGCACGCGAACTGAAGCTGCTGATTGCCTAG